One Hermetia illucens chromosome 4, iHerIll2.2.curated.20191125, whole genome shotgun sequence DNA segment encodes these proteins:
- the LOC119656109 gene encoding uncharacterized protein LOC119656109 — MVDWCRAKVSHLIEKLREHPILWDVRCTDEKNKNRKAEALEEIANALHVPVEEVMKKLHSLKVQFSREYCRVRREKQRTGRTYIPKWYGYEQLLFLKDANTRHKKWFVTEENDDCNDCTNSDDLSIISPTSIKDEYMAPLEEEKERTQTQTPRPIFDPSLENNTHNLQAHFLSQKFQAPQNAVFDEFISYGLYIASKLRAFNDPYLQAVAKQNINKVIFNIELKQCQRNATNKCSTSFENNFQNHTGSSSPR; from the exons ATGGTGGACTGGTGCCGTGCAAAGGTATCGCATTTGatagaaaaattacgagagcaCCCTATTCTGTGGGATGTCCGCTGCACGGACGAGAAAAACAAGAATCGAAAGGCCGAAGCGTTGGAGGAAATCGCGAATGCACTGCATGTGCCAGTTGAAGAAGTGATGAAAAAACTGCATAGTCTGAAAGTGCAATTTAGCCGGGAATATTGCCGTGTTCGGAGGGAGAAACAACGAACCGGTCGAACGTACATACCCAAGTGGTACGGCTACGAGCAATTGCTGTTCTTGAAGGACGCCAACACAAGACACAAGAAGTGGTTTGTCACCGAG GAAAACGACGACTGCAACGATTGTACCAACAGCGACGACTTATCAATAATATCACCCACTTCAATAAAAGATGAATACATGGCACCCTTAGAAGAGGAGAAAGAAAGAACTCAGACGCAGACCCCGAGACCAATATTTGACCCCTCTCTTGAGAACAACACACATAATTTACAAGCACACtttctttcacaaaaatttcAAGCACCACAAAATGCCGTGTTTGACGAGTTCATATCGTATGGATTATATATAGCCAGTAAATTAAGAGCCTTCAATGACCCGTACCTTCAAGCTGTAGCGAAACAGAATATTAACAAAGTAATATTCAACATTGAATTGAAACAATGTCAGCGCAATGCAACAAACAAATGCTCAACATCT